One genomic segment of Candidatus Saccharimonadales bacterium includes these proteins:
- a CDS encoding right-handed parallel beta-helix repeat-containing protein yields the protein MQKIFKKLPSIIAVFSAFVFSLGIVAPASAAALTISQNGPNTAIDQNVSVTASEWTLKSNATPIANSDGTPANFSLVFEYTDAENYYYANFSTADATYLSGVYKVSNGVPTKLLGYANRVNAGQTYTVEVRKKSGEVKLYLNSTYLVKVADTNTAAAKVGVGTVSSNATFDVTTLKTSSTVTLNPTPVATTLPPPVSDPNQSLPTPSDPTMTPSTGRQVAVTNSTELKAAIINAQPGDTITMADGIYASSMVAGNYTGSFAATVDGTETNPITLKGSRNAIIDGNGIGGRYGLYLYGADYWNLDGFTVANASKGIVLDGSNHVFLNNMKVSNVGQEAVHFRAFSRYNVIRDSEITGTGKKSAQYGEGVYIGSANSNWGTYTGGQPDKSDRNIVLNNTFTDFTAEGIDLKEGSTGGYIAGNTFEGSSISGQNSADSWIDAKGNYYLIENNIGTNTLVDGFQVHSVYAGWGANNAFKANTANVNASGYGFNVVSTAVQFGNIVYCSNIATGAALGLSNVACTLD from the coding sequence GTGCAGAAAATATTTAAAAAATTACCGTCCATTATTGCAGTATTTAGTGCTTTTGTTTTTAGTTTGGGTATTGTCGCACCTGCGTCTGCCGCCGCTCTTACTATTAGTCAGAATGGACCAAACACAGCTATCGATCAGAATGTATCCGTAACCGCTAGTGAGTGGACACTTAAATCAAATGCTACTCCTATAGCAAATAGCGATGGTACTCCCGCTAACTTCTCACTTGTATTTGAATATACTGATGCTGAAAACTACTATTATGCCAATTTCTCAACTGCTGACGCGACCTACCTAAGCGGTGTTTACAAGGTGTCTAACGGTGTACCTACTAAACTCTTAGGATATGCAAATCGTGTTAATGCCGGTCAGACGTATACGGTAGAAGTTCGCAAGAAGAGCGGGGAAGTGAAACTATATCTAAATAGCACGTATCTTGTGAAGGTAGCCGATACTAATACGGCTGCAGCTAAAGTAGGCGTCGGCACAGTGAGTAGCAACGCTACCTTTGACGTGACAACGCTCAAAACAAGCTCAACAGTGACACTTAATCCTACGCCTGTGGCTACGACACTTCCGCCGCCAGTAAGTGATCCAAACCAAAGTTTGCCAACTCCCTCAGACCCAACAATGACACCAAGCACTGGCCGTCAAGTTGCGGTAACAAACTCAACCGAACTAAAAGCAGCAATCATTAACGCGCAGCCTGGCGACACGATTACTATGGCTGACGGTATATATGCAAGTTCTATGGTCGCAGGTAATTACACCGGATCATTTGCAGCAACAGTAGATGGCACGGAAACAAATCCGATTACGTTAAAAGGTTCTCGTAACGCGATCATCGACGGTAACGGTATTGGTGGCCGCTACGGACTGTACCTTTACGGCGCAGACTACTGGAACCTTGATGGTTTTACCGTTGCTAATGCTTCAAAAGGCATCGTCCTTGATGGTAGCAACCATGTATTTCTTAACAATATGAAAGTAAGTAATGTCGGTCAAGAAGCGGTTCACTTCCGCGCGTTTTCTCGTTATAACGTTATCCGTGATAGCGAAATCACAGGTACAGGTAAAAAATCAGCGCAGTACGGCGAAGGCGTTTACATCGGAAGCGCCAACTCTAACTGGGGTACGTACACAGGTGGCCAGCCTGACAAATCTGACCGTAACATCGTTCTTAATAATACTTTTACAGACTTCACAGCTGAAGGCATTGATCTAAAAGAAGGATCAACTGGCGGATACATTGCAGGCAATACATTCGAGGGCAGTTCGATTTCTGGACAAAACAGTGCTGACTCTTGGATTGATGCCAAAGGCAACTACTACCTAATCGAAAACAACATAGGTACAAATACACTTGTCGATGGTTTCCAGGTACACAGTGTGTATGCTGGCTGGGGTGCAAACAACGCATTTAAAGCAAACACTGCAAATGTGAACGCTAGTGGATACGGATTTAACGTCGTATCGACAGCCGTTCAATTTGGCAACATTGTTTACTGTAGCAACATTGCAACCGGTGCAGCGCTTGGACTTTCCAACGTCGCTTGTACGCTTGATTAA
- a CDS encoding RDD family protein, which translates to MKKQKISTKRLLGYRFLAYSTDFVILMIIVMGVQFGFSYLTDGVVNNNLTTSWSIYAWVLGTVTLPVYLYFILSEYSKKHATIGKRLFGLKVVSDKNGVTLWQSFIRNFIKVIIPWEATHIALLFPTPILANPTSSEFRVALFAPYVIFAIYGTYLLITKGRKTLHDAVAGTNVQYNVK; encoded by the coding sequence ATGAAAAAACAAAAAATATCTACGAAGCGCCTATTAGGTTATCGATTTCTAGCCTACAGTACAGACTTTGTTATTTTGATGATAATCGTGATGGGAGTTCAATTTGGATTTAGTTATCTGACGGATGGAGTCGTTAATAATAACCTTACGACATCTTGGTCTATTTATGCTTGGGTGCTAGGAACCGTGACTCTACCGGTGTATTTATATTTTATCTTATCTGAATACTCGAAAAAGCACGCCACAATTGGTAAACGTCTGTTCGGGTTAAAAGTGGTATCAGACAAGAATGGTGTTACGCTATGGCAATCTTTTATACGAAACTTCATAAAAGTGATTATTCCATGGGAAGCTACGCATATTGCACTACTTTTTCCAACTCCTATCTTAGCGAACCCGACGAGTAGCGAATTTAGAGTAGCCCTCTTTGCGCCGTATGTTATATTTGCCATTTACGGAACATACCTCCTTATCACCAAGGGTCGAAAAACACTTCACGACGCGGTGGCCGGAACAAATGTCCAGTACAATGTGAAATAG